Below is a window of Lacrimispora xylanolytica DNA.
GTAAGGCTGAGTAAAACAAACCACTATTTTTTCTATTCCAATAGAATTAGTTTATTAAATAATTTCTTTTGTCTTTGAGGCATACCAGTAAGGAACTCCCAAAAACAAAGAGGCTCCTGCCATATTCCCAAGTGTTACAATCAGAACATTCTTACACACCTCAAACAGTGTCAAATTAACATCGTGAGGCAGTAAAAGTGCTATTGAAAAAATCCCCATATTGGCTATCGAATGTTCAAATCCGGAAACAGCAAATGCTAAAACACAAAACACCATCATCATTAATTTAGCAGTTTCTTCCTTCATCTTATAGCAGAGCCAGATTGCAAGGCATATTACAAAGTTGCATAACACTGCACGGAAAAATAGCTGACTCATGGGTATATCAAGTTTGGAAAGAGCCGTTTTTTCAATGTATGCATCTGATATCCCGATCATTGCTTTGCTTTGTACATAGATAAAAGCTAATACCATGCATCCGATTAAGTTTCCGGCATAATTAAT
It encodes the following:
- a CDS encoding formate/nitrite transporter family protein, whose amino-acid sequence is MYTNEVNKVAESAQKKSEFLNENLFQYVVLAMMSGFFIIIGIALSFSAAAIIQVEGKMYGKIAIGLTFWVALGLLTFAGGELFTGNCFVFTIGYLKRTVSLKQTAKLLLINYAGNLIGCMVLAFIYVQSKAMIGISDAYIEKTALSKLDIPMSQLFFRAVLCNFVICLAIWLCYKMKEETAKLMMMVFCVLAFAVSGFEHSIANMGIFSIALLLPHDVNLTLFEVCKNVLIVTLGNMAGASLFLGVPYWYASKTKEII